From Spiroplasma eriocheiris, the proteins below share one genomic window:
- the trmB gene encoding tRNA (guanosine(46)-N7)-methyltransferase TrmB: protein MRLRNKPWANEYLNEHPEFCILHPEQYQGHWTSEVFKNNKPLNIEIGTGKGDFIINLAKANPDQNYVGIEKYPSVLVIALKKLVAENLDNLKLLSYDAIKLKDIFGKNEVQKIYLNFSDPWPKKRHQNRRLTSKPFLALYQDILQNNGEIHFKTDNDHLFAFSLTTLQENHWNIIDYTNDLYNSKYLNNNIPTEYEKRFVAMNKNINYLYAKKSDKIIG, encoded by the coding sequence ATGCGCTTAAGAAATAAACCATGAGCAAATGAATATCTTAATGAACATCCTGAATTTTGCATTCTGCACCCGGAACAATACCAGGGGCATTGAACTTCGGAAGTTTTTAAAAATAACAAACCCTTAAATATTGAAATTGGAACTGGTAAGGGTGATTTTATTATTAATTTAGCAAAGGCTAATCCTGATCAAAATTATGTGGGTATTGAAAAATATCCGTCTGTTTTAGTTATTGCCTTAAAAAAACTAGTAGCTGAAAATTTAGATAATTTAAAATTATTATCATATGATGCGATTAAATTAAAGGATATATTTGGTAAAAATGAGGTCCAAAAAATATATTTAAATTTCTCTGATCCGTGACCGAAAAAACGCCATCAAAATCGGCGTTTAACAAGTAAACCATTTTTAGCTTTATATCAAGATATTTTACAAAACAATGGTGAAATCCATTTTAAAACTGATAATGATCATCTGTTTGCCTTTTCATTAACTACCTTACAAGAGAATCACTGAAATATTATTGATTATACTAATGATTTATATAATAGTAAGTATTTAAATAATAATATTCCCACTGAATATGAAAAACGGTTTGTAGCAATGAATAAAAATATTAATTATTTATATGCTAAGAAAAGTGATAAGATAATTGGTTAA
- a CDS encoding EAL domain-containing protein — MGNILNTIFVYLFFIGIFSIIYMFTWGLVRNYFTRFALYYKLIIGGLFGILVVLAQGLIPYFVKDIDKNIATIYLPVLLGWIISVFISWISIILYLTIILLGNFVLIPATNIEFVQLSGTASILIYFVLFIIAIIVTIIGSYLKWTQWTMWSLITLISFILVSIVTLTIHQSDSFTKGLVEELNVLIWIAFSYLGYGIEWIIEIIYEHAIKLQNIIEYDRTTYIREALAHEAIYDLINRQKIQRGVYFTFEINNFNKLDKIVSGNIKNKIIDVVARQVFNQWQNDDVLFFKASLNHFGIFLPFDKNLKVEINTLLENNRFKQRPADDVLKKFEILLQKVNTTFALHNYKISIKLQGYASIYGIQSNNLEKLKEYNITTADNRNNIEYENQVIFADIAEIREIKTQKRNILALNESTNLEKIISLFYPVINVEENYQVEFNYTSNLVNGSTLESFYDNDLKNVFLKTEQHILSRFNAALNIKNFKKLDDYLERKVFISYSANFIASEMFNLKKFATKLIELKIKPSNLILTFDLKEPSFNTKLFTKNLALIRKLGISIAVKNLGSDNTDVTSLYYYQPEFGLIAPEVIREMFIHLHNQELIKDLILLAKKLGINLVASQVNSYLTYKKLNEFGINYMLGNLFGYFEEPQTTINNEVRYLLLKNLTKGDKNALKK; from the coding sequence ATGGGTAATATACTAAATACAATATTTGTTTACTTATTTTTTATTGGAATTTTTTCTATTATCTATATGTTTACCTGAGGGTTGGTTCGAAATTATTTTACGCGGTTTGCTTTATATTATAAGTTAATTATTGGGGGATTGTTTGGAATTTTAGTTGTTCTTGCCCAAGGTTTAATTCCGTATTTTGTGAAAGATATTGATAAAAATATTGCAACGATTTATTTACCTGTTTTATTAGGGTGAATTATTAGTGTTTTTATTTCATGAATTTCAATTATTTTATATTTAACCATTATATTACTGGGAAATTTTGTTTTAATTCCGGCAACTAATATTGAATTTGTCCAATTATCAGGGACCGCTAGTATTTTAATTTATTTTGTGCTATTTATTATTGCCATTATTGTCACAATTATTGGATCATATTTAAAATGAACACAGTGAACAATGTGATCATTAATTACTTTAATCTCATTTATTCTAGTTTCAATTGTAACATTAACTATCCATCAAAGTGATTCTTTTACCAAGGGTTTAGTCGAAGAATTAAATGTTTTAATTTGAATTGCCTTTAGTTATCTTGGTTATGGGATTGAATGAATTATTGAAATAATTTATGAACATGCGATTAAATTACAAAATATTATTGAATATGATCGGACAACTTATATTCGTGAAGCATTAGCGCATGAGGCAATTTATGATTTAATTAACCGCCAAAAAATTCAACGGGGAGTGTACTTTACCTTTGAAATTAATAATTTTAATAAACTAGATAAAATTGTTAGTGGAAATATCAAAAATAAAATTATTGATGTTGTTGCACGGCAAGTTTTTAACCAGTGACAAAATGATGATGTTTTATTTTTTAAAGCTAGTTTAAATCATTTTGGGATTTTTTTACCTTTTGATAAGAATTTAAAAGTAGAAATTAATACTTTGCTAGAAAATAACCGGTTTAAACAGCGTCCTGCTGATGATGTTTTAAAAAAATTTGAAATCCTTTTACAAAAAGTTAACACAACTTTTGCTTTACATAATTATAAAATTAGTATTAAATTACAAGGTTATGCATCAATCTATGGAATTCAATCAAATAATTTGGAAAAGCTAAAAGAGTATAATATTACCACTGCCGATAATCGTAATAATATTGAATATGAAAACCAAGTAATTTTTGCGGATATTGCTGAAATTCGTGAGATTAAAACGCAAAAAAGAAATATTTTAGCTTTAAATGAATCAACTAATCTTGAAAAAATTATTAGTTTATTTTATCCCGTTATTAATGTTGAAGAAAACTACCAAGTTGAATTTAACTATACTAGCAATCTTGTGAATGGGTCAACATTGGAATCATTTTATGATAATGATTTAAAAAATGTTTTCTTAAAAACTGAGCAACATATTTTATCCCGTTTTAATGCTGCTTTAAATATTAAGAATTTTAAAAAATTAGATGATTATCTAGAGCGAAAAGTCTTTATATCTTATTCTGCAAACTTTATTGCCAGTGAAATGTTTAACTTAAAAAAATTTGCCACTAAATTAATTGAATTAAAAATTAAACCATCGAATTTAATCTTAACTTTTGATTTAAAAGAACCAAGTTTTAATACTAAATTATTTACTAAAAATTTGGCGCTAATCCGCAAGTTAGGAATTAGTATTGCGGTTAAAAATTTAGGAAGTGATAATACAGATGTTACTAGTTTATACTACTATCAACCAGAATTTGGGTTAATTGCACCCGAAGTCATCCGGGAAATGTTTATCCACTTACATAATCAAGAATTAATTAAAGACTTAATTTTATTAGCAAAGAAATTAGGAATTAATTTAGTTGCTTCCCAAGTAAATAGTTATTTAACTTATAAAAAACTTAATGAATTTGGGATTAATTATATGTTAGGAAACTTGTTTGGTTATTTTGAAGAACCACAGACCACAATTAATAATGAAGTCCGTTATTTATTATTAAAAAATCTTACGAAAGGAGACAAAAATGCGCTTAAGAAATAA
- the rplJ gene encoding 50S ribosomal protein L10: MKPALQKKTAVVKEIVDNLKTANSAVIVEYQKLTVAEFTELRRTLTEKSVSIKVYKNNLVSLAAKEAGFGELDQFLTGPNAFAFGTGEEMAAAKTLAKFAKKHPALKLKAGIYEGKVLDTKAITEIALLPTKDELLSMFASSLLYPLRMFAIAVKEIAKTRSE; this comes from the coding sequence ATGAAGCCAGCATTACAAAAGAAAACAGCTGTTGTTAAAGAAATTGTTGATAATTTAAAAACTGCTAATTCAGCGGTTATTGTTGAATATCAAAAATTAACAGTAGCAGAGTTTACAGAGTTAAGAAGAACATTAACTGAAAAAAGTGTTAGCATTAAAGTTTATAAAAATAATTTAGTAAGCTTGGCGGCTAAAGAAGCAGGATTTGGAGAATTAGATCAATTCTTAACAGGTCCTAATGCATTTGCTTTTGGTACAGGTGAAGAGATGGCAGCAGCAAAAACTTTAGCAAAATTTGCAAAAAAACACCCAGCATTAAAATTAAAAGCGGGAATTTATGAAGGTAAAGTGTTGGATACTAAAGCAATTACTGAAATTGCATTACTACCAACCAAAGATGAATTACTTTCAATGTTTGCATCAAGTTTATTATACCCCTTACGAATGTTTGCAATTGCAGTTAAAGAAATTGCAAAAACTCGTAGCGAATAA
- a CDS encoding MATE family efflux transporter: MQSQKTTESIWVFYRNAWLFMIPICVQALVETLLGLMNNFIVGQFGDTDTVAGVASSSNIYDLVWYIFFAIIAAGNIFTAQYLGSKDDHKVQETTNIKLFYTLIFSVLFIIILELFSKEILGLILGTTDQHHQKASEIGTHYSQLTAWNYPLLGFAYVMSLTMNTCGNVKVPFFTALSSLCLNTFLVCILSLPYHNSPNLGIVGMAISLIVARIVECLIFLGYLIIKKPIYRPNLNIFKISRDMHKKYIKAFLPLWISNMLFGASIVVQTSLYSYYGDTSVVAAAQITGSAIAIFYSTFRGYNALVSLYVGKNLGAGELDLAKENAAKILKLSFINSLIIVSCAFWVPKTLFPNLTAEALYLTTWFMAFSAFTYFCINMLQPLFNFLYSGGYTLIVSVFDLFLIWIVDIFVTFALLRWAHIDIKWIMMISCLSKIIDFITSYLLYKIVPWNKKIVGESHEQHGEIITQQP, translated from the coding sequence ATGCAAAGCCAAAAAACGACAGAATCAATTTGAGTTTTTTACCGAAATGCCTGGTTATTTATGATTCCAATTTGTGTTCAAGCATTGGTTGAAACATTATTAGGATTAATGAATAATTTTATTGTTGGTCAATTTGGTGATACTGATACAGTCGCTGGAGTTGCTTCTTCTAGTAATATTTATGATTTAGTATGGTACATCTTTTTTGCTATTATTGCTGCTGGCAATATTTTTACTGCCCAATATTTAGGAAGTAAAGACGATCATAAGGTTCAAGAAACAACAAATATTAAATTATTTTATACTTTAATTTTTTCCGTGTTGTTTATCATTATTTTAGAATTATTTAGTAAAGAAATCTTAGGATTAATTTTAGGGACAACTGATCAACACCATCAAAAAGCGAGTGAAATTGGAACACATTATAGTCAACTAACGGCCTGGAATTATCCCTTATTAGGATTTGCTTATGTAATGTCATTAACAATGAATACTTGTGGTAATGTGAAAGTCCCATTTTTTACTGCCTTATCATCTTTATGCTTAAATACTTTTTTGGTGTGTATATTATCATTGCCATATCATAATTCGCCTAACCTAGGAATTGTTGGGATGGCAATTAGTTTAATTGTAGCCAGAATAGTTGAATGTTTAATTTTTTTAGGTTATTTAATTATTAAAAAACCAATTTATCGGCCAAATTTAAATATTTTTAAAATTAGTCGTGATATGCATAAGAAATATATTAAAGCATTTTTACCATTATGAATTAGTAACATGTTATTTGGTGCTTCTATCGTGGTTCAAACTTCGTTATATTCTTATTATGGTGATACCAGTGTAGTAGCAGCTGCCCAAATTACTGGTAGTGCAATTGCAATTTTTTATTCAACTTTCCGGGGTTATAATGCCTTAGTTAGTTTATATGTTGGGAAAAATTTGGGGGCTGGCGAATTGGATTTAGCCAAAGAGAATGCCGCAAAAATTTTAAAGTTAAGTTTTATTAACTCGTTAATTATTGTAAGTTGTGCCTTTTGAGTACCTAAAACACTATTCCCTAATTTAACTGCTGAAGCATTATACTTAACAACTTGGTTTATGGCCTTTAGTGCTTTTACTTATTTTTGTATTAATATGCTCCAACCTTTATTTAACTTCTTATATTCAGGGGGTTATACCTTAATTGTTAGTGTTTTTGACTTATTTTTGATCTGAATCGTTGATATTTTTGTAACCTTTGCCCTATTACGCTGAGCTCACATTGATATTAAATGAATTATGATGATTTCTTGTTTAAGTAAAATTATTGATTTTATCACTTCTTATCTTTTATATAAAATTGTACCCTGAAATAAAAAAATTGTTGGAGAATCTCATGAACAACATGGCGAGATTATTACCCAACAACCTTAG
- the rplL gene encoding 50S ribosomal protein L7/L12 yields MAMSKDDIIKALEDMKLAELNELVKAIEDHFGVVAAATIAAPAADGGAATGAPTEVDVVLTDAGQSKVAVIKLVGQLTGKGLMDAKAVVEKLPAVIKAKVKPEEGEEIKGQLVAAGATIELK; encoded by the coding sequence ATGGCAATGTCAAAAGACGATATTATTAAAGCGCTAGAAGATATGAAACTAGCTGAATTAAATGAATTAGTAAAAGCAATCGAAGATCACTTTGGAGTAGTAGCAGCGGCAACCATCGCAGCCCCTGCTGCTGATGGTGGAGCGGCAACGGGAGCACCAACTGAAGTTGATGTTGTGTTAACTGACGCTGGACAAAGTAAAGTTGCAGTTATTAAATTAGTTGGGCAACTAACAGGAAAAGGATTAATGGATGCCAAAGCAGTTGTTGAAAAATTACCAGCTGTTATTAAAGCAAAAGTTAAACCTGAAGAAGGAGAAGAAATTAAAGGTCAATTAGTTGCGGCTGGAGCAACAATTGAGTTAAAATAA
- a CDS encoding IMPACT family protein, with the protein MNIIKNPNILTSQTIIKKSKFICLLKAVDTEAKARDFLAAHQDLSATHNCYVYIIGKNKDIIRKDDDGEPTNTASKPMLEVLNHHNLTNIVCLTIRYFGGIKLGAGGLIRAYAHSVSETLKQAAIGEYYQQISLTINFHLSNSKLVDEICRNYLITNIKKSYHSDNVELTGIVDEKNKDELAKTLNLNQLSYHFS; encoded by the coding sequence ATGAATATTATTAAAAACCCTAATATCTTAACATCCCAAACAATTATTAAAAAATCAAAATTTATTTGTTTACTAAAAGCGGTGGATACAGAAGCTAAAGCCCGTGATTTTTTAGCAGCCCATCAGGATCTTAGCGCAACCCATAACTGTTATGTTTATATTATTGGTAAAAATAAGGATATCATCCGCAAAGATGATGATGGTGAACCAACTAATACCGCTAGTAAACCAATGTTAGAAGTATTAAATCATCATAACTTAACAAATATTGTATGCTTAACTATCCGTTATTTTGGCGGAATTAAATTAGGAGCCGGCGGATTAATTAGAGCTTATGCTCATAGTGTTAGTGAAACTCTAAAACAAGCAGCCATTGGTGAATATTACCAACAAATTTCTTTAACAATTAATTTTCACCTTTCAAATAGTAAACTGGTGGATGAAATTTGTCGGAATTATTTAATTACTAATATTAAAAAAAGTTATCATTCTGATAACGTTGAACTAACCGGCATTGTGGATGAAAAGAATAAGGATGAGCTAGCAAAAACCTTAAATCTTAACCAATTATCTTATCACTTTTCTTAG
- a CDS encoding uracil-DNA glycosylase, whose product MWLKYLSEWKPFFEQESKKPYFIKLVSTIQKEYQTKTCYPAQENILALFNTITPSKIKVVIIGQDPYHNKGQANGLSFSVNDGVKLPPSLVNIFKELQKDLNIDHFQSGNLIGWVKQGVFLYNTICTVVEKSPLSHKDIGWLEFSTNLLIYLNEIRDDIIYVLWGSYAQSFAPYIKNKDNIIKGAHPSPFSYHLFKDQHFFQQINELLIKNKKKSIDWKM is encoded by the coding sequence ATGTGACTTAAATATTTGTCAGAATGAAAACCATTCTTTGAACAAGAAAGTAAAAAACCTTATTTTATTAAATTAGTTAGTACAATTCAAAAAGAATACCAAACTAAAACGTGCTATCCAGCCCAAGAAAATATTTTAGCATTGTTTAATACGATTACTCCGAGCAAGATTAAAGTGGTAATCATTGGGCAAGATCCTTATCATAATAAAGGACAAGCAAATGGACTATCTTTTAGTGTTAATGATGGTGTTAAATTACCACCTAGTTTGGTTAATATTTTTAAAGAATTACAAAAAGATTTAAATATTGATCATTTTCAAAGTGGTAATTTAATTGGTTGGGTAAAACAAGGTGTTTTTTTATACAATACAATTTGTACGGTTGTTGAAAAATCACCGCTAAGTCACAAGGATATTGGTTGGTTAGAATTTAGTACTAATTTATTAATTTATTTAAATGAAATTCGTGATGACATTATTTATGTTTTATGAGGTAGTTATGCGCAAAGTTTTGCTCCATATATCAAAAATAAAGATAATATTATTAAGGGAGCTCATCCTTCACCATTTAGTTATCACTTATTTAAAGATCAACATTTTTTTCAACAAATTAATGAGCTATTAATAAAAAACAAAAAAAAGTCTATTGATTGAAAAATGTAA
- a CDS encoding MBL fold metallo-hydrolase, with product MIKQFTDKNLNSQNTYVVSNNNNAIMIDASTSVEEAIQYILDNNLNLHALIITHGHWDHLIGINTLLTKFPDVKVYINEWDKICLTSTEHNLSKYRQINFTVTEPINNLIPIQGSKNICEIGYEIQLKHIPGHTPGSQYILIKELQTIFIGDTIFKDKIDFHDIPYCDIEYFKNSLIQIMMLDDELLVYPGHYESFSLKEAIKNNDELNEFLQVK from the coding sequence ATGATAAAACAATTTACTGATAAAAATTTAAATAGCCAAAACACTTATGTAGTTTCCAACAATAACAATGCGATTATGATTGATGCTTCTACCAGTGTTGAAGAAGCGATTCAATATATTTTGGATAATAATCTTAATCTTCATGCACTAATTATTACTCATGGCCATTGGGATCATTTAATTGGTATAAACACTTTGCTGACAAAATTTCCGGATGTTAAGGTCTATATTAATGAATGAGATAAAATTTGTTTAACTTCAACAGAGCACAATTTATCGAAATACCGCCAAATTAATTTTACTGTTACTGAACCAATTAATAATTTAATCCCCATTCAGGGTTCGAAAAATATTTGTGAAATTGGTTATGAAATTCAATTAAAACATATTCCGGGGCATACCCCTGGCAGTCAATATATTTTAATTAAAGAGTTACAAACAATTTTTATTGGTGATACTATTTTTAAAGACAAAATTGACTTTCATGATATTCCATATTGTGATATTGAATATTTTAAAAATTCATTAATCCAAATTATGATGCTAGATGATGAACTTCTGGTTTATCCTGGCCACTATGAAAGTTTTTCTTTGAAAGAAGCAATTAAAAATAATGATGAGTTAAATGAGTTTCTACAAGTTAAATAA
- a CDS encoding PTS fructose transporter subunit IIABC: MEIDHKLFNKSHSVLESKVKSQQEAFQELGELAFKLGYVTSVEALIAGFTKRESESSTGFEDGFAIPHALIPEVTKPAILFLRMTNGVYWKSMDGKPTKIAIAIIIPGDKATELHLDVLSSISVKLVDKSFRDNLKHAKTPQEVLTLMGSDVKQTKKVVPTGKTIVGVSACTTGVVHTYMCKELLEQAGAKMGYNIHIECQGQKGLEYEIPKKMLDEAEVVILANDVGIDMDRFIGKKVYPCGTAPVVKDAEKVIKDALAKGYIYGESNDNSDFIANSGRGKPAILKHLLSGVSYMIPFVVFSGLCFAIMSGIAKGTYGDGFGFGSSWNIGQTAADGHIITLADWGTTKNFNLLQMAHVLMIINNIANIGFGLMIPIMGGYIAFSIAGRPGIAPAMIVTYMLVNPGSGLWWDFNGALNLNGGVIDAHQPFQGNANNSWTLFGAIYAGLICGYLVKYVNSWKVPKWLAPIMPIIIIPLFCTAIVAIPTAFLLAAPFGYVMGGLDYGLSWMGIHPNIWFLVGLILGAMVGFDMGGPINKIAVLVATSMMVQDHGRLMGPVAAAIPIAPLGCALTSTVLGRKLFTAQEKSLGWNAWLLGFMGISESAIPFAARDTWRTIVANVVGSAVAGALAFAFNVAEHVGAWGSFIIALFGGVTDTSGNYIGILWYIIAMLIGTVVQSLIYTSLLLQKEGLYKKTVLAIFGKLHKEKNSIQK, from the coding sequence ATGGAAATAGATCATAAATTATTTAATAAATCGCATAGTGTTTTAGAATCAAAGGTAAAAAGTCAACAAGAAGCTTTCCAAGAATTGGGAGAATTAGCTTTTAAATTAGGCTATGTTACTAGTGTTGAAGCTCTGATTGCTGGATTTACAAAACGGGAAAGTGAATCATCAACTGGGTTTGAAGATGGTTTTGCCATTCCACATGCTTTAATTCCGGAAGTTACAAAACCAGCAATTTTGTTCTTACGAATGACAAATGGAGTTTATTGAAAATCAATGGATGGTAAACCAACAAAAATTGCCATCGCAATTATTATTCCTGGTGATAAGGCAACAGAACTTCACTTAGATGTGTTAAGTTCAATTTCAGTTAAATTAGTGGATAAAAGTTTTCGGGATAATTTAAAACATGCCAAAACACCACAAGAAGTTTTAACATTAATGGGTAGTGATGTTAAACAAACCAAAAAAGTTGTCCCAACTGGTAAAACAATTGTGGGGGTCTCAGCTTGTACAACTGGGGTTGTTCATACATATATGTGTAAGGAACTACTAGAACAAGCTGGTGCAAAAATGGGATATAATATCCACATTGAATGTCAAGGGCAAAAAGGATTAGAATATGAAATTCCGAAAAAAATGCTTGATGAAGCAGAAGTTGTTATTTTGGCAAATGATGTGGGAATTGATATGGACCGTTTTATTGGGAAAAAAGTTTATCCCTGTGGAACTGCCCCCGTTGTTAAAGATGCCGAAAAAGTAATTAAGGATGCTTTAGCAAAAGGTTACATTTACGGAGAAAGCAATGATAATTCTGACTTTATTGCTAACTCTGGACGGGGGAAACCAGCCATCTTAAAACACTTATTAAGTGGGGTTTCTTACATGATTCCGTTTGTTGTGTTTTCGGGATTATGTTTTGCGATTATGTCAGGAATCGCGAAGGGAACTTATGGTGATGGCTTTGGCTTTGGCTCATCATGAAATATTGGTCAAACTGCGGCAGATGGTCACATCATTACTTTAGCAGATTGGGGAACAACAAAAAACTTTAATTTATTACAAATGGCGCATGTGTTAATGATTATTAACAATATTGCGAATATTGGTTTTGGTTTAATGATCCCAATTATGGGAGGTTATATTGCCTTCTCAATTGCGGGAAGACCAGGAATTGCCCCAGCAATGATTGTCACTTATATGTTAGTTAATCCTGGATCAGGATTATGGTGAGACTTTAACGGGGCGTTAAACTTGAATGGAGGAGTTATTGACGCTCATCAACCATTCCAAGGAAACGCTAATAACTCATGAACATTATTTGGGGCCATCTATGCTGGATTAATTTGTGGATACTTAGTAAAATATGTTAATTCATGAAAAGTGCCAAAATGATTAGCACCAATTATGCCAATTATTATTATTCCATTATTCTGTACTGCAATCGTGGCAATTCCAACAGCATTCTTATTAGCTGCTCCCTTTGGATATGTCATGGGTGGTTTAGATTATGGTTTAAGTTGAATGGGAATTCACCCTAACATTTGATTCTTAGTTGGTTTAATCTTAGGAGCCATGGTTGGTTTTGACATGGGAGGACCAATCAATAAAATTGCGGTGTTAGTAGCAACTTCAATGATGGTGCAAGACCATGGTCGTTTAATGGGGCCAGTTGCTGCCGCGATCCCAATCGCCCCATTAGGATGTGCATTAACATCAACTGTTTTGGGAAGAAAATTATTTACCGCACAAGAAAAATCATTAGGTTGAAATGCTTGACTATTAGGATTTATGGGAATTTCAGAATCAGCAATTCCGTTTGCAGCTCGTGATACATGACGAACAATTGTTGCAAATGTTGTTGGTTCAGCTGTTGCCGGAGCGTTAGCCTTTGCCTTCAATGTTGCTGAACACGTTGGAGCATGAGGTTCATTCATTATTGCCCTATTTGGCGGGGTAACTGATACTTCGGGTAACTATATTGGAATTCTTTGATACATTATTGCAATGTTAATCGGAACTGTAGTACAATCATTAATATATACTTCATTACTATTGCAAAAAGAAGGTTTATACAAAAAAACCGTACTTGCTATTTTTGGAAAATTACATAAAGAAAAAAATAGTATTCAAAAATAA